One Tissierellales bacterium DNA window includes the following coding sequences:
- a CDS encoding DUF881 domain-containing protein, protein MERKWTNCLSSVLVFLICLVVGMTVPIEFGQRKEAVNYVSLSSVARIEEEQRDVEKEIEEYKLLVESKREELDKWSKTESLEDKIGVLKEDIQKYKILAGAETLRGPGIRIRIGDSLIQSVTNDRIENELIHDMDVLNIINDLKAAGAEAISINGERLVDFTGIQCGGPVVLVNHESVTAPFVISVIGDPEQLYAAINAPNTYGYVLKNIWKLDVETIISDNVYVPKMRKTLNIKYAKTVEEGE, encoded by the coding sequence ATGGAAAGAAAATGGACTAATTGTTTGAGTTCAGTTTTGGTTTTTCTTATTTGCCTAGTCGTTGGTATGACTGTGCCTATAGAGTTTGGTCAAAGAAAAGAAGCGGTAAACTACGTATCGCTTAGCTCTGTGGCAAGGATAGAAGAAGAACAAAGAGACGTTGAAAAGGAAATAGAGGAATACAAGTTATTAGTAGAATCTAAGCGAGAAGAACTTGATAAGTGGTCGAAAACAGAAAGTTTAGAGGACAAAATTGGGGTATTGAAGGAAGATATTCAGAAATACAAAATTTTAGCGGGTGCTGAAACGCTCAGAGGTCCAGGCATTAGAATTAGAATTGGTGATAGTTTGATTCAGAGTGTTACAAATGATAGGATTGAGAATGAGCTTATTCATGATATGGATGTTTTGAACATAATCAATGACTTAAAGGCAGCAGGGGCAGAGGCTATTAGTATTAATGGAGAGAGGCTTGTTGATTTTACTGGAATTCAATGCGGTGGCCCAGTAGTGCTTGTAAATCATGAAAGCGTCACGGCTCCTTTTGTTATTAGTGTTATAGGGGACCCGGAGCAGCTATATGCAGCTATAAATGCTCCAAATACTTATGGGTATGTGTTAAAGAACATTTGGAAATTAGATGTAGAAACTATTATTAGTGATAACGTTTATGTTCCAAAAATGAGAAAAACTTTAAATATTAAATATGCTAAAACTGTGGAAGAAGGTGAGTAA
- a CDS encoding small basic family protein translates to MIFVVLGIVLGIVLGIYLPISYSPAYSLYVTMAILACIDTVVGGLKAKLNGDFDNLIFISGFITNAFLAIILSYSGDKLGVPLYYGAIFTFSWRVFQNLAVIRRHIIQKLRTRSLQRGKLDE, encoded by the coding sequence ATGATTTTTGTAGTATTGGGTATAGTATTGGGTATAGTATTAGGGATATATTTGCCAATTTCTTACTCGCCAGCGTATTCATTGTATGTAACTATGGCTATACTAGCATGTATAGACACAGTTGTAGGTGGATTGAAAGCTAAGTTGAATGGTGACTTTGATAATTTGATTTTTATATCTGGTTTTATAACAAATGCATTTCTGGCAATCATATTGTCTTATTCAGGAGATAAGCTAGGCGTTCCGCTATACTATGGAGCTATATTTACATTTTCTTGGAGAGTGTTTCAGAATTTAGCGGTAATTAGGCGACATATAATTCAAAAGTTAAGGACAAGAAGCCTTCAGAGGGGGAAATTAGATGAGTGA
- the ftsA gene encoding cell division protein FtsA yields the protein MSDLITAIDLGSSKICVVVADMDRHGRIQVLGMGRSHCGGIKKGVVVDIEETTKAIMEAISQAENMSNTDITEVHINLAGGLCRLMRNKGVIAVTGEDKEITREDVQRVMNSATIVSIPQEEQLIDVIPTQYVVDGYDEIKDPVGMTGVRLEVDADIITGSATTVLNLIKAVNRAGVNVKGIIMEPLATSEAVLTSDAKEMGVLLIDCGAGTTDITYFKSGKIMYSNLIPVGGYHITNDISIAFRVPFDDGEDLKIKYGSVDLDKVDVEEEYIEVNQIGSSEITSFNRGELTEIIEARVSELLSLIKDDLVKKDLAHNLVAGVVITGGGLSYIDGVEELAKSILGANVQIGYPKVLGANEPVYATTVGISKYILKDKYSYHINYNNSGVESRKPERATADVVKTKKTSESKNSNFTKKLKTIFKDYF from the coding sequence ATGAGTGATTTAATTACAGCAATAGATCTAGGATCTTCAAAGATATGCGTTGTAGTAGCAGATATGGATCGTCACGGACGAATACAGGTATTAGGTATGGGCAGAAGTCATTGTGGTGGAATAAAAAAGGGTGTTGTGGTTGATATAGAAGAGACTACAAAGGCTATAATGGAGGCTATTTCACAGGCTGAGAACATGTCAAATACAGACATAACTGAGGTTCATATAAATTTAGCGGGTGGTTTGTGTAGGCTTATGCGCAATAAGGGAGTTATAGCGGTTACAGGAGAAGATAAAGAAATCACAAGAGAAGATGTACAAAGAGTAATGAACTCGGCTACAATTGTCTCAATACCGCAAGAAGAACAATTGATAGATGTAATACCTACTCAATATGTTGTTGATGGGTATGATGAAATAAAAGATCCAGTTGGTATGACCGGAGTAAGATTAGAAGTGGATGCGGATATCATAACTGGTTCAGCAACTACTGTTTTGAATTTGATTAAAGCAGTTAATAGAGCTGGAGTAAATGTTAAAGGTATAATAATGGAGCCACTTGCAACCTCTGAAGCAGTGCTTACATCGGATGCTAAGGAAATGGGTGTTTTGCTGATAGATTGTGGTGCAGGAACTACAGACATAACTTATTTTAAAAGTGGTAAAATTATGTATTCAAATTTGATACCGGTTGGAGGATACCACATAACAAATGATATATCTATAGCATTTAGAGTTCCATTTGATGATGGAGAGGATCTTAAAATCAAATATGGAAGTGTGGATTTGGATAAGGTTGATGTTGAAGAAGAATACATTGAAGTAAATCAAATTGGCAGTTCTGAGATCACGAGTTTTAATAGAGGCGAATTGACTGAGATAATAGAAGCAAGAGTTAGCGAGCTTTTATCATTAATTAAGGATGATTTAGTAAAAAAAGATTTAGCACATAATTTAGTCGCTGGTGTAGTTATAACTGGCGGTGGTTTAAGTTATATTGATGGAGTAGAAGAACTTGCAAAAAGTATTCTTGGTGCAAATGTACAGATTGGTTACCCTAAAGTATTGGGGGCTAATGAGCCGGTTTATGCTACTACAGTAGGGATTTCTAAGTATATATTGAAAGATAAGTACAGCTATCATATTAATTATAATAATAGTGGAGTAGAGTCTAGAAAACCCGAGAGAGCTACGGCTGATGTAGTTAAAACTAAGAAAACTAGCGAGTCTAAAAATAGTAATTTTACTAAGAAATTAAAAACTATATTTAAAGATTATTTCTAA
- the ftsZ gene encoding cell division protein FtsZ, whose product MFDMEFDNNQSARIIVVGVGGGGNNAINRMIEANVQGVEFIAINTDKQALVSSRTEHRIQIGEKLTRGLGAGANPEVGKRAAEENIEDIKDVLKGADMVFITAGMGGGTGTGAAPIVAQIAKEMGILTVGVVTKPFAFEGNRRMVHAGKGIEDLKNKVDTLVTIPNERLLQIIEKKTSIIEAFGKADDVLRQGIQGISDLIAVPGLVNLDFADVKTIMSDQGLAHMGVGYATGENRAVEAAKQAIHSPLLETSIDGAKGVLLNITAGLDLGLYEVNEASELIREAVDSSANIIFGASFDETMQDELKITVIATGFDAERASRKEERPMSVLRDNKEYSVSKVQPKEVQVEEAQEAKTVSKPSENIDTDDLDIPTFLRMGRKK is encoded by the coding sequence GTGTTCGATATGGAATTTGATAATAATCAATCAGCCCGCATCATTGTAGTTGGGGTAGGTGGCGGTGGTAATAACGCCATAAATAGAATGATAGAAGCAAATGTTCAGGGGGTTGAATTTATTGCAATCAATACTGATAAGCAAGCGTTGGTATCGTCTAGAACAGAGCATAGAATACAGATAGGTGAAAAACTTACAAGAGGATTGGGTGCAGGGGCTAATCCGGAAGTTGGAAAAAGAGCAGCAGAAGAAAATATTGAAGACATAAAAGATGTTCTAAAAGGTGCAGATATGGTATTTATAACTGCTGGTATGGGCGGAGGAACTGGAACTGGAGCGGCTCCTATTGTAGCTCAGATAGCGAAAGAAATGGGAATACTTACAGTTGGAGTGGTTACAAAACCATTTGCATTTGAGGGCAATAGAAGAATGGTACATGCTGGCAAAGGAATTGAAGACTTAAAGAATAAAGTTGATACTTTAGTTACGATTCCTAATGAGAGATTGCTTCAAATTATTGAAAAGAAAACATCTATCATAGAAGCTTTTGGAAAAGCTGATGATGTGTTGCGTCAAGGTATACAGGGTATATCTGACTTGATTGCAGTACCAGGTCTTGTAAATTTGGACTTTGCTGATGTTAAGACGATAATGTCTGATCAAGGATTAGCTCACATGGGTGTTGGATATGCTACTGGAGAAAATAGAGCAGTAGAGGCGGCAAAACAGGCTATACACAGTCCTTTGCTTGAGACGTCAATTGATGGAGCTAAAGGAGTTCTTTTAAACATAACAGCTGGTTTAGATCTTGGTTTGTATGAAGTAAATGAAGCATCTGAACTTATTAGAGAAGCAGTAGATAGTTCGGCGAATATAATATTTGGAGCATCTTTTGATGAGACGATGCAAGACGAACTTAAAATAACAGTTATCGCTACAGGATTTGATGCAGAGAGAGCATCTAGAAAAGAAGAGCGTCCAATGTCTGTTCTCAGAGATAATAAAGAGTATAGTGTTAGTAAAGTACAGCCGAAGGAAGTTCAAGTAGAAGAAGCTCAAGAAGCGAAAACTGTATCAAAACCATCTGAAAATATTGATACGGATGACTTGGATATTCCAACGTTTTTAAGAATGGGCAGAAAAAAATAG
- the nrdR gene encoding transcriptional regulator NrdR yields the protein MKCPFCGFYETKVVDSRPTDEGRTIRRRRECSKCEKRFTTYEKMEETPLIVVKKDNTREAFNREKILSGIVRACEKRPVTVKQMDDIVDQVEAMLQNAMNREVASTEIGEIVMKALKDIDEVSYVRFASVYRQFRDLNSFMEEVKKILDEK from the coding sequence GTGAAATGTCCTTTTTGTGGCTTTTATGAGACTAAGGTAGTTGACTCGAGACCAACTGATGAAGGCCGAACTATTAGAAGACGTAGAGAGTGTTCTAAATGTGAGAAGAGATTTACAACGTATGAAAAAATGGAGGAAACACCTCTGATTGTTGTGAAGAAAGATAATACAAGAGAAGCTTTCAATCGAGAGAAAATTTTAAGTGGCATAGTTAGAGCTTGTGAGAAGAGACCTGTAACAGTGAAGCAAATGGATGATATTGTTGATCAAGTGGAAGCAATGTTGCAAAATGCTATGAACCGAGAAGTTGCGAGTACCGAGATAGGTGAAATCGTTATGAAAGCATTAAAGGACATAGACGAGGTTTCATACGTTCGTTTTGCTTCTGTATATAGGCAGTTTAGAGATTTGAATTCTTTTATGGAAGAAGTAAAAAAAATATTAGATGAAAAATAA
- a CDS encoding replication-associated recombination protein A: MDLYSIAAEKQLKKKAPLADRMRPKNLDELVGQKHIIGKGKLLYRAILADQMNSIILHGPPGTGKTTLAQIIAKTTEKSFRELNAVTSGVKDIRAVVTEAKDSLAISGRNTILFIDEIHRFNKSQQDALLPYVENGTLILIGATTENPYFEVNKALISRSMIFQMKTLEEEDLEDLLKRVLQDKSRGYGNLDIEISEDAKNHFINMSNGDARRLLNAIELGVLTTPPSDNGKIYIDLSTAEECLQKRSLNYEKNGDEHYDTISAFIKSMRGSDPNATLYWLAKMIYSGEAPDYIARRIVICASEDVGNADPNALIVAMNAFEAVRVIGMPEGRIILAQAAIYIACAPKSNASYIGINEAINDIENEKTGEIPFYLRDFKSQKMIKKDGGLNSDFPIYKYPHDYEYGYVKQNYMPNNYKKKEYYNPKNIGYERKIKERLEFFKKL, translated from the coding sequence ATGGATTTGTATTCTATAGCAGCAGAAAAACAACTAAAAAAGAAAGCACCGTTAGCTGATCGGATGAGACCGAAAAACTTAGATGAACTTGTGGGACAGAAACACATTATAGGTAAGGGGAAATTGCTTTATAGAGCTATATTAGCTGATCAAATGAACTCTATAATACTACATGGACCACCAGGGACTGGAAAAACTACTTTGGCTCAAATAATAGCAAAAACCACCGAAAAATCTTTTAGAGAATTAAATGCGGTTACATCAGGTGTAAAAGATATAAGAGCGGTAGTTACAGAGGCAAAGGATAGTTTGGCTATTAGTGGTCGTAATACTATATTGTTTATTGATGAGATTCATAGGTTCAATAAATCTCAACAAGATGCTCTTTTGCCATATGTAGAAAATGGCACGTTGATATTGATTGGAGCAACTACTGAAAATCCATACTTTGAAGTAAATAAGGCACTAATATCTAGATCGATGATATTTCAAATGAAAACGCTCGAAGAAGAGGATTTAGAAGATTTGCTAAAGCGAGTGTTACAAGATAAGTCTAGAGGATATGGGAACTTAGATATAGAGATAAGTGAAGATGCTAAAAATCACTTTATAAATATGTCAAATGGTGATGCTAGAAGATTATTAAATGCGATAGAATTAGGGGTGTTGACTACGCCGCCATCTGATAATGGCAAAATATATATTGATTTGAGTACTGCGGAAGAATGCTTGCAGAAGAGAAGCTTAAATTACGAGAAGAATGGTGATGAACACTATGATACAATATCGGCTTTTATAAAGAGTATGAGAGGCTCGGATCCAAATGCTACGCTTTATTGGTTAGCTAAGATGATATACTCAGGAGAAGCACCAGATTATATAGCTAGACGTATAGTTATTTGTGCATCTGAAGATGTTGGTAATGCTGACCCAAATGCATTGATAGTAGCTATGAATGCTTTTGAAGCAGTTCGTGTTATAGGTATGCCAGAGGGTAGAATAATATTAGCGCAAGCTGCTATTTACATTGCATGTGCGCCTAAAAGTAATGCATCTTATATTGGTATAAATGAAGCTATAAATGATATTGAGAATGAAAAGACTGGAGAGATACCATTTTATCTAAGAGATTTTAAATCTCAGAAAATGATAAAAAAAGATGGCGGATTAAATTCTGATTTTCCAATATATAAGTATCCTCATGATTATGAATATGGATATGTCAAACAAAACTATATGCCAAATAATTATAAGAAAAAAGAATATTATAATCCTAAAAATATAGGTTATGAAAGAAAAATAAAAGAACGCTTAGAGTTTTTTAAGAAACTCTAA